TCCTTACATGAAAATCGGTGAACAACTCATGGAAGTGCTGCAATTGCACAAGGGCTATGATAAACAAACTGCCTTTGCCGAATCCGTGAAAATGTTAGACGCAGTTAAAATGCCAGAAGCTAAAAAACGCATGGGCATGTATCCGCACGAGTTTTCTGGCGGTATGCGTCAACGGGTGATGATTGCGATGGCCTTATTATGCCGTCCCAAACTACTCATTGCAGATGAACCAACAACCGCTTTGGATGTGACCGTTCAAGCACAAATCATGACCTTGTTAAATGAGTTAAAACACGAATTTAATACTGCGATTATTATGATTACCCATGATCTTGGGGTAGTGGCTGGTATCTGCGATCAAGTTATGGTGATGTATGCTGGACGAACCATGGAATACGGCACAGCGGAACAAATTTTCTATCATCCAACCCATCCCTATTCCATAGGCTTAATGGATGCGATTCCTCGCTTAGACGGCAATGAAGAACACTTGGTAACCATTCCTGGCAATCCACCGAATTTATTGCATTTGCCAAAAGGTTGTCCATTCTCACCTCGTTGCCAATTTGCTACCGAACAATGCCAAATTGCGCCAAAACTGACTACATTTAATCACGGTCAATTACGTAATTGTTGGTTACCAGCGGAGAAATTTAACCTATGACAGTCTCAAACAACAAAGAATTACTCCTTGAAGTCAATCACTTAGGCGTCAGTTTTAAAATTAAAAATGATAAATCCCTTTTCTTCGCCAAACCGCAAACCTTAAAAGCGGTGAAGGATGTGTCTTTTAAACTTTACGCAGGTGAAACTCTCGGCGTAGTAGGTGAATCTGGTTGTGGTAAATCCACACTTGCACGCACTATTATCGGTTTAGTCGAAGCGAGTGAAGGGGAAATCTTGTGGCTTGGTAAACATTTACGAAAACAATCAGCGAAACAATGGAAAGAAACGCGTAAAGATATTCAAATGATTTTCCAAGACCCACTAGCCTCTCTCAATCCGCGAATGAATATTGGCGAAATCATTGCTGAGCCATTAAAGATCTACCAACCGCACTTAAGTGCCGCCGAAGTGAAAGAAAAAGTGCAAGCTATGATGTTGAAAGTTGGGCTTTTACCGAACTTGATTAACCGCTACCCACATGAATTTTCTGGTGGTCAATGTCAGCGTATCGGTATTGCTCGTGCATTAATCATTGAGCCCAAAATGATCATTTGTGATGAGCCCGTTTCAGCGTTAGATGTGTCGATTCAGGCTCAAGTGGTGAATTTATTGAAATCCCTGCAAAAAGAAATGGGGCTTTCCTTAATTTTTATCGCTCATGATTTAGCGGTGGTAAAACATATTTCTGACCGCGTATTAGTGATGTATTTAGGCAATGCAATGGAATTAGGCAGCGATGTGGAAGTATATAACGATACCAAACATCCTTATACCAAAGCCTTAATGTCTGCTGTTCCGATCCCCGATCCAAAATTGGAACGCAATAAATCCATCGAATTACTTGAAGGTGATTTGCCTTCGCCAATTAATCCACCGTCTGGTTGCGTATTTCGTACTCGCTGTCTAAAGGCTGATGAGAATTGTGCGAAACAAAAACCACCTCTCACCAGCCAAAACAACAGCCATTTTGTGGCTTGCTTGAAAGTCTTATAAAACAAAAAGTGCGGTTAAAATTCACCGCACTTTTTACTTTTACAATCCTAATTTTTCTTCAATTACTTTAGCCAAATCATCTAGCATCGCATAACGTTTACGATACATGGAACGTTTTTTACTTGGCACATCATCCAGATTTCTATCCATTTCTAAAGGCAATTCCCAGTAATCTTTTAATTCTCCGCCTGATTCGCCAAAAATCGCATCATAATCCACCGTGTATTGTTTACTTTGAATGAAACGAGATTTATTTTGGTATTTTTGCGGAATGCCAAGCAATTTATCGTAGCCTAGAATTTTCGTCAGTGATTTCATGGTTTCAACCATTAAATAGGCTGGGCGCAAACCGTGGCAAGATTTAGTTAGTTGTTTTACCATTTCCTTTGAGCCTTCAAAATTTGGCCCTTGTACAACAGCAATAAGCAACTCATCGCCCAATTTGGCAAAGGTAAGCAAATAGACTAATTCATTTCTTGGTTTATGCCATAGCTCCAATACCCAATATCCTTCCATCGGTTGATGGGTTGTCATGCTTAATGTCATTTCAAAATCAGGAATGACTTCGCCAAAACTTAATGGTTTTTCCCATAATGGCGTAGAAAGTGCGGTAAGTTTTTCGGGTAAAAATAAAAGATTCTCGCAAATGGCATGAAAACGTTGTGATGCGTTAAAACGCTTATCCAGAAAACGACAAGCAACAGGATAACTATAATCCAAGTGCGTATTAAAAATATCGACGAGAAAAGGATGTTGATTGATAAATTGTTCAAAGCGACGAATTGAACCACGATTTAAAAAGCTACGTAAGTTATAACGCCAATGTTTTGGTGCATCAAAACGCCCTGGTCGATATGGATAAAGATCCTTAGATTGAGGCCATTGGTAAGTTGTTTTTGTTGTCATCTGGGTTGCCATTAATTGATTATAATTTCGGAGAGAATTTTGACATAATTTCAGGAAATTTTCCATTTATGCTATTCTAAACACAATTTTTAAAAGGAATCCTTATGTCTGAAATTAAACTTAATTACCACAAAACTCACTTTTTAACGAGCGCGCCGAATATTCGTTCCATTCCTGAAGATACGGGCATTGAAATTGCGTTTGCGGGTCGTTCAAATGCAGGAAA
The Haemophilus influenzae DNA segment above includes these coding regions:
- a CDS encoding ABC transporter ATP-binding protein, yielding MNPLLDVKNLYVRFKTPDGVVTAVNDLNFTLNAGSTLGIVGESGSGKSQTAFALMGLLAANGEVEGSAIFEGKELVNLPNAELNKIRAEQISMIFQDPMTSLNPYMKIGEQLMEVLQLHKGYDKQTAFAESVKMLDAVKMPEAKKRMGMYPHEFSGGMRQRVMIAMALLCRPKLLIADEPTTALDVTVQAQIMTLLNELKHEFNTAIIMITHDLGVVAGICDQVMVMYAGRTMEYGTAEQIFYHPTHPYSIGLMDAIPRLDGNEEHLVTIPGNPPNLLHLPKGCPFSPRCQFATEQCQIAPKLTTFNHGQLRNCWLPAEKFNL
- the oppF gene encoding murein tripeptide/oligopeptide ABC transporter ATP binding protein OppF, with the protein product MTVSNNKELLLEVNHLGVSFKIKNDKSLFFAKPQTLKAVKDVSFKLYAGETLGVVGESGCGKSTLARTIIGLVEASEGEILWLGKHLRKQSAKQWKETRKDIQMIFQDPLASLNPRMNIGEIIAEPLKIYQPHLSAAEVKEKVQAMMLKVGLLPNLINRYPHEFSGGQCQRIGIARALIIEPKMIICDEPVSALDVSIQAQVVNLLKSLQKEMGLSLIFIAHDLAVVKHISDRVLVMYLGNAMELGSDVEVYNDTKHPYTKALMSAVPIPDPKLERNKSIELLEGDLPSPINPPSGCVFRTRCLKADENCAKQKPPLTSQNNSHFVACLKVL
- a CDS encoding VirK/YbjX family protein; protein product: MTTKTTYQWPQSKDLYPYRPGRFDAPKHWRYNLRSFLNRGSIRRFEQFINQHPFLVDIFNTHLDYSYPVACRFLDKRFNASQRFHAICENLLFLPEKLTALSTPLWEKPLSFGEVIPDFEMTLSMTTHQPMEGYWVLELWHKPRNELVYLLTFAKLGDELLIAVVQGPNFEGSKEMVKQLTKSCHGLRPAYLMVETMKSLTKILGYDKLLGIPQKYQNKSRFIQSKQYTVDYDAIFGESGGELKDYWELPLEMDRNLDDVPSKKRSMYRKRYAMLDDLAKVIEEKLGL